Proteins found in one Brachypodium distachyon strain Bd21 chromosome 5, Brachypodium_distachyon_v3.0, whole genome shotgun sequence genomic segment:
- the LOC100826413 gene encoding beta-fructofuranosidase, insoluble isoenzyme 3 has protein sequence MGTAAALPLLVCLLCWTAVIVRSSHIVYPELQSLEAKEVDKELRTGYHFQPPKHWINDPNGPMYYKGLYHLFYQYNPKGAVWGNIVWAHSVSTDLIDWVGLEPGIYPSKPFDVNGCWSGSATVLPSGVPVIMYTGIDPDERQVQNVAYPANLSDPFLREWVKPNYNPIINPDQGINASAFRDPTTAWFGPDGHWRLVVGSKENMRGIAVLYRSRDFKKWIKAHHSLHAGLTGMWECPDFYPVAVAGMGSRSHRNGMDTAELHDAAVAKEVKYVLKVSLDLTRYEYYTVGTYDHAKDRYTPDPNFPDNDYGLRYDYGDFYASKSFFDPAKKRRVLWGWANESDTVPDDRHKGWAGIQAIPRKIFLSRSGRQLIQWPVEEVKSLRAKHVNVSNKAVKSGDYFEVTGFKSVQSDVEAAFAIKDLDKAETFDPAWRTNAQGLCHKLNSHVKGGVGPFGLWLLASGDLKERTAVFFRVFKTNDTAEHVVLMCNDPTRSSYESQIYRPTFAGFVNVDIAKNKRIALRTLIDHSVVESFGAGGKTCILTRVYPRKAIGDDAHLFVFNNGESDIKVTNLRAWEMKTPKMNAPEKI, from the exons atggggacggcggcggcgctgccgctgctaGTGTGTCTGCTGTGCTGGACGGCGGTGATAGTGCGCTCGTCGCACATCGTCTACCCGGAGCTCCAGTCGCTGGAGGCGAAGGAGGTCGACAAGGAGCTACGCACCGGGTACCACTTCCAGCCTCCCAAGCATTGGATCAATG ATCCGAATG GGCCGATGTACTACAAGGGGCTTTACCACCTGTTCTACCAATACAACCCCAAGGGCGCGGTGTGGGGCAACATCGTGTGGGCGCACTCTGTTTCGACGGATCTGATCGACTGGGTAGGGCTGGAGCCCGGGATCTACCCTTCCAAGCCGTTCGACGTCAATGGCTGCTGGTCGGGCTCCGCCACGGTGCTCCCCAGCGGCGTGCCCGTCATCATGTACACGGGCATCGACCCCGACGAGCGCCAGGTCCAGAACGTGGCGTACCCGGCCAACCTCTCCGACCCTTTCCTCCGCGAGTGGGTCAAGCCCAACTACAACCCCATCATCAACCCGGACCAGGGCATCAACGCCAGCGCCTTCCGCGATCCCACAACAGCCTGGTTTGGCCCGGACGG ACATTGGAGGCTGGTGGTGGGCAGCAAGGAGAACATGAGGGGGATCGCGGTGCTGTACCGGAGCAGGGATTTCAAGAAGTGGATCAAGGCGCACCACTCGCTGCATGCGGGCCTGACGGGAATGTGGGAGTGTCCAGATTTTTAtcccgtggccgtggccggaATGGGAAGCCGGAGCCACAGGAACGGCATGGACACCGCCGAGCTGCATGACGCCGCCGTTGCCAAGGAGGTAAAATACGTGCTGAAGGTGAGCCTGGACCTGACGAGGTACGAGTACTACACGGTGGGCACGTACGACCACGCCAAGGACCGGTACACCCCGGACCCGAACTTCCCGGACAACGACTATGGCCTCCGCTACGACTACGGCGATTTCTACGCCTCCAAGTCCTTCTTCGACCCGGCCAAGAAGCGCCGCGTGCTCTGGGGATGGGCCAACGAGTCTGACACTGTCCCCGACGACCGCCACAAGGGCTGGGCCGGCATTCAG GCGATACCGAGGAAGATCTTCTTGTCACGGAGCGGGAGGCAGCTGATCCAGTggccggtggaggaggtcAAGTCACTGCGCGCGAAGCACGTCAATGTGAGCAACAAGGCTGTCAAGAGCGGCGACTACTTCGAGGTCACCGGCTTCAAGTCCGTGCAG TCGGACGTGGAGGCGGCGTTCGCAATCAAGGACCTGGACAAAGCGGAGACGTTCGACCCGGCTTGGCGGACCAACGCGCAGGGGCTGTGCCACAAGCTCAACTCGCACGTCAAGGGCGGCGTGGGGCCGTTCGGGCTGTGGCTGCTGGCCTCCGGCGACCTCAAGGAGAGGACGGCCGTCTTCTTCAGAGTGTTCAAGACCAACGACACGGCCGAGCACGTCGTGCTCATGTGCAATGACCCTACCAG GTCGTCTTACGAGTCGCAGATCTACAGGCCAACCTTCGCCGGCTTCGTCAACGTTGACATAGCTAAGAACAAGAGGATCGCCCTGAGGACCCTG ATCGACCACTCTGTGGTGGAGAGCTTCGGGGCCGGCGGCAAGACGTGCATCCTGACGAGGGTCTACCCGAGGAAGGCTATCGGCGACGACGCGCACCTCTTCGTGTTCAACAACGGCGAGTCGGACATCAAGGTCACCAACCTGCGCGCATGGGAGATGAAAACCCCCAAGATGAACGCGCCGGAGAAGATTTAG
- the LOC100838855 gene encoding 40S ribosomal protein S14, translating to MSGRKKTREPKEENVTLGPAVREGEHVFGVAHIFASFNDTFIHVTDLSGRETLVRITGGMKVKADRDESSPYAAMLASQDVAARCKELGITALHIKLRATGGNKTKTPGPGAQSALRALARSGMKIGRIEDVTPVPTDSTRRKGGRRGRRL from the exons ATG tccgggaggaagaagacgcgaGAGCCCAAGGAGGAGAACGTGACGCTCGGCCCCGCGGTCCGCGAGGGAGAGCACGTCTTCGGTGTCGCCCACATCTTCGCCTCCTTCAACGACACCTTCATC CACGTCACGGATCTGTCAGGGAGGGAAACTCTCGTTCGCATCACCG GTGGCATGAAGGTTAAAGCTGACCGTGATGAATCATCCCCATATGCAGCCATGCTTGCATCTCAGGATGTTGCAGCACGATGCAAG GAGCTTGGAATCACTGCTCTGCACATTAAGCTCCGTGCTACTGGTGGAAACAAGACAAAAACCCCAGGTCCTGGTGCTCAATCTGCACTTAGAGCTCTTGCACGTTCTGGCATGAAGATTGGACGCATTG AGGATGTTACTCCAGTCCCAACTGACAGCACTCGCAGAAAGGGTGgtagaagaggaaggaggctGTAA